The following are encoded in a window of Candidatus Margulisiibacteriota bacterium genomic DNA:
- a CDS encoding glycosyltransferase encodes MKISVIIGTYNQRDVLKKTLESLFHQTLSPEFYEVQLIDSSSNDGTDIMVEALKPTCRFNYVRVENKGKTAARNLGIKKAAGEIIFLTDADMVADPKLLQEHLLAQAKEPRASFEGLTINPDGQPYIKARLRSRQKLAWSYFLTGNLSLKKSIIVDAGLFDEQFQGYGWEDIELGYRLHLMKVPLYYLPTAVNHHHHPVSTEGMLQRKFETGRSAALFYRKHPNLTIKLFLGMNPLAMGIYRLLKALPGCRPWLGQYLREEYEYRRGLEEGLAPA; translated from the coding sequence ATGAAGATAAGCGTTATTATCGGCACCTATAACCAGCGGGACGTCTTGAAAAAGACGCTGGAGTCCCTCTTCCACCAAACCCTCTCTCCAGAGTTTTACGAGGTCCAACTGATCGACAGCTCATCCAATGACGGGACGGACATTATGGTCGAGGCATTGAAGCCGACCTGCCGCTTTAATTACGTCCGGGTCGAAAACAAGGGTAAAACGGCCGCCCGGAACCTGGGAATTAAAAAAGCGGCCGGTGAGATCATCTTCCTGACCGATGCTGACATGGTAGCCGATCCGAAACTGCTCCAGGAACATCTACTAGCTCAAGCCAAAGAACCCCGGGCTTCTTTTGAAGGGTTGACGATCAACCCAGACGGCCAACCGTATATCAAAGCGCGCCTCCGCTCCCGCCAAAAGCTCGCTTGGTCATATTTCCTGACCGGCAACCTTTCGCTCAAAAAAAGCATCATCGTTGACGCCGGGTTATTCGATGAACAGTTCCAGGGTTACGGTTGGGAAGATATCGAACTTGGTTATCGCCTCCACTTGATGAAAGTCCCGCTCTATTATCTCCCCACCGCGGTCAACCATCACCATCATCCGGTCTCCACTGAAGGAATGCTGCAGCGCAAGTTCGAAACGGGGCGATCCGCCGCGCTTTTCTACCGGAAACACCCCAACCTGACGATCAAACTATTCCTGGGAATGAACCCCCTGGCTATGGGGATATATCGCCTGCTCAAAGCCCTCCCCGGCTGCCGCCCCTGGCTCGGGCAATATCTGCGCGAAGAGTACGAATACCGGCGGGGCCTGGAAGAAGGGCTTGCCCCGGCGTAA